GAAAAAGATCCAATACAAATGGCGGCTACCAAGACAAAAGGGGTGACGAATACTATTGACAGGTTTCAGTTTATTTTGCCGAGTTTGACATCACAAATTTCAGTTTGCCAAATTTGGCACCTTCAAAGAAGGAAGTTTGTTAGTTAACTTTAACCTCACTTGCACAGTCCTTTCCCCAATCGGCATCCTCATTTTAGATTCTGGAACAGTTTGCTGAAAATATTTCCTTTTTCTACACAGAATTTTGCACGTTGTACTGGCTGTGCTAAAGTAGACAATCAGTGCCTTGAAAAGGGTGGACATCAGAATGTGGGAAATAATAAGGGCAGCAGTTTGACAATAGTGATGTGCCCCATATTTTACAGTGTCTAATGCAAACTAATTGCATGCGATGATTGTAACTGCACAGAAAGATTTGCCATGTCCTTTTCACTATCAAATAGCCATAGTTTACAGTTATGTACTTTGAGATAGCCTAGTCATGTAAATTAGTCCTTGGAAGCTGGAGGATGGTCACTTATAACTAACAACCTACTACATCTGGGAACCAGACAAGAAACGATGCCACTTTATGAACTCAGTTCTTAAACAAGGACGAGAAAACTTGAGATCAGCAGTAATTATTGGCTACCGTACTTGTTAACTTTCATGCAGTTTATTCAAATGGTGCCCCAGCTCCATCACAGCATTTTTTTTAAAGTGGACCATCAGTGccttaaaatattttcatcATCCTTTATACATGAAGGTAAAACATATCTAATAGATCGTGGACACAAAATCCACAATCTTTCACCGACGATAAATACACGGAGGCAACCTAGTAAACTAATCATTAGAAACACAAGCACAATCACCTAGAATGTACTCCATCAGAGAACCCGAATAGAAAAATGCTTTCACTTTTTAACCAGAATCATTACACAAATTCAGACCAGAAATCTTGAAACATAAGCATAATAAAGCAATTAAAAAGGAAATCCTAGCCCTTCCCAAGCTTTAATAATAATTAATTAAGGACAAGAAGGGTGTTTCATATTTACCGATTCCGTGATGGCCTTGCTGAGCTGCTTCCTCGccttcttgatcttcttgttcaaTGCCTGGGCCTCGTTGTCTTCAATGCTGGGGAGGAGTTTTTGGAGGATCGGCGGATCCACGAGGACCATAGCCTCATCAACAAGGTACGGGTACTGCTCACGCATCTCAGCCAAAGTCCTGGGCTTGGTCTCGTCCTTGGTTGGCTCGCCGTCGCTCTTCGCTTGGGTGGCATCCTTGCTGTCCTTGGTGGCTTTGGTGGTCCGTGGTTTCAGCGGGGAGCCTCCGCTGACGCTTTTCGCCTGAGCGACCGGTGGTTTGGGCCGGGAGTCATCAGCCCACACGTCCCTGGAGAGGAAGTAAAGGCGGCGCTCGTGTTCATCTGCCGGTGGTGCAGCCTTCATGGCGTGGCGATGGTAGCGGCGCTTGAGGCTGCGCTGCTTCTCGTTTACATCCCTTGCGTCGACGACCTTCCTTTCGAGGCGGCCGTCGAGCGCCGCGAGAAGCACGACGGCCGTTGGGAGGTCGCCGCCGTGGGCGCGGCGGTGCGCGGCGATGGCCTCCAGGATGCGGATCTCGTCGCCGGGGGACCACGTACGCTGGAACAGCCGCTTGGGCGGCTCCGCCTCGggcggatgcggcggcggcgtcttcctcttcttttgcTCGGGCGGCGCCTCAGGGCTCTTGGACGGCAGCACCGCCAGAGGCCTCGACGGCTCCTTGCGGCGGGGCGACGAGGGCGCCATGGCGAGACTTTTGGCGGGAAGCGTGGTGGCCTGCGCGCGGGATCTctgggttttttttttttttcagCACATcaacggtggcggcggcctcCTTGTAGGGTTGGGAAATGAAGCGTGGGAGGCCATGGCTGGAGCGTGCGTTGGTGGATTGAGATTTCAGAGTAATCCCAAACCCGAAAATAAATGGATCGGAAAATGAAGCGTATCAAATCTAACCGAAAGCAGGGAAAAAACCCAGTCAAATCACGGGTTGTTTGTATATCACCGAACAGTAGTAGATTGCAAGATCGGATCCTAACGAAATCAGATCAACGAATCGTCCAATCATGATTGTTTCTGATTTTGAAAAATGCATATATAATATTGGACACGGCTAATTTACGGACTCACCGTACGGCGCTCCGTTTTACAAAGATGTGTGCATGTAGCGGATGTGTGCATGCACATGAGGGGCAGGAGAAAAGGAATGTAAGCGCATGCATGCacataattttaaaataagaaAAACGTAGTTTCAAAATCGAGCATCGTAATCAAAATCGATTACACAGTTAAATTATGTTTGTTTTAATAAAAatttcaaaacaagatctcacATCACTATATTTCAATTATATATTTTTTGAGAGAAAATATGTTTTAATAGTGTATTCTAATTTGCTTATGATGTTTGCAAAAATTGCTTATGGCTTTACAAAATGTTGCTTCACACGTCGTGAGTTTAGTTAAGTGGATATTGGTGTTCGTATTGTGAAGATAGATTGTTTGGTGTTATTAGTGGAAGAGGGTAAACAACTTTGTTGGGTAGGTGGATGTATATTGCATGATTAATAATAGGCAACTTTAGCAGGTCGGTTGAGCATTTTAACTAAATTATTTTGGTATTTTTCCATTATACATAAAGAAATTtatttttttgcaaaatattaTCGAACTAGAGTCTTGTTTTCAAGGCCTTTTCGAAAGAGATATAATTGTGCAATCagaattttaatttgatgaatNNNNNNNNNNNNNNNNNNNNNNNNNNNNNNNNNNNNNNNNNNNNNNNNNNNNNNNNNNNNNNNNNNNNNNNNNNNNNNNNNNNNNNNNNNNNNNNNNNNNNNNNNNNNNNNNNNNNNNNNNNNNNNNNNNNNNNNNNNNNNNNNNNNNNNNNNNNNNNNNNNNNNNNNNNNNNNNNNNNNNNNNNNNNNNNNNNNNNNNNNNNNNNNNNNNNNNNNNNNNNNNNNNNNNNNNNNNNNNNNNNNNNNNNNNNNNNNNNNNNNNNNNNNNNNNNNNNNNNNNNNNNNNNNNNNNNNNNNNNNNNNNNNNNNNNNNNNNNNNNNNNNNNNNNNNNNNNNNNNNNNNNNNNNNNNNNNNNNNNNNNNNNNNNNNNNNNNNNNNNNNNNNNNNNNNNNNNNNNNNNNNNNNNNNNNNNNNNNNNNNNNNNNNNNNNNNNNNNNNNNNNNNNNNNNNNNNNNNNNNNNNNNNNNNNNNNNNNNNNNNNNNNNNNNNNNNNNNNNNNNNNNNNNNNNNNNNNNNNNNNNNNNNNNNNNNNNNNNNNNNNNNNNNNNNNNNNNNNNNNNNNNNNNNNNNNNNNNNNNNNNNNNNNNNNNNNNNNNNNNNNNNNNNNNNNNNNNNNNNNNNNNNNNNNNNNNNNNNNNNNNNNNNNNNNNNNNNNNNNNNNNNNNNNNNNNNNNNNNNNNNNNNNNNNNNNNNNNNNNNNNNNNNNNNNNNNNNNNNNNNNNNNNNNNNNNNNNNNNNNNNNNNNNNNNNNNNNNNNNNNNNNNNNNNNNNNNNNNNNNNNNNNNNNNNNNNNNNNNNNNNNNNNNNNNNNNNNNNNNNNNNNNNNNNNNNNNNNNNNNNNNNNNNNNNNNNNNNNNNNNNNNNNNNNNNNNNNNNNNNNNNNNNNNNNNNNNNNNNNNNNNNNNNNNNNNNNNNNNNNNNNNNNNNNNNNNNNNNNNNNNNNNNNNNNNNNNNNNNNNNNNNNNNNNNNNNNNNNNNNNNNNNNNNNNNNNNNNNNNNNNNNNNNNNNNNNNNNNNNNNNNNNNNNNNNNNNNNNNNNNNNNNNNNNNNNNNNNNNNNNNNNNNNNNNNNNNNNNNNNNNNNNNNNNNNNNNNNNNNNNNNNNNNNNNNNNNNNNNNNNNNNNNNNNNNNNNNNNNNNNNNNNNNNNNNNNNNNNNNNNNNNNNNNNNNNNNNNNNNNNNNNNNNNNNNNNNNNNNNNNNNNNNNNNNNNNNNNNNNNNNNNNNNNNNNNNNNNNNNNNNNNNNNNNNNNNNNNNNNNNNNNNNNNNNNNNNNNNNNNNNNNNNNNNNNNNNNNNNNNNNNNNNNNNNNNNNNNNNNNNNNNNNNNNNNNNNNNNNNNNNNNNNNNNNNNNNNNNNNNNNNNNNNNNNNNNNNNNNNNNNNNNNNNNNNNNNNNNNNNNNNNNNNNNNNNNNNNNNNNNNNNNNNNNNNNNNNNNNNNNNNNNNNNNNNNNNNNNNNNNNNNNNNNNNNNNNNNNNNNNNNNNNNNNNNNNNNNNNNNNNNNNNNNNNNNNNNNNNNNNNNNNNNNNNNNNNNNNNNNNNNNNNNNNNNNNNNNNNNNNNNNNNNNNNNNNNNNNNNNNNNNNNNNNNNNNNNNNNNNNNNNNNNNNNNNNNNNNNNNNNNNNNNNNNNNNNNNNNNNNNNNNNNNNNNNNNNNNNNNNNNNNNNNNNNNNNNNNNNNNNNNNNNNNNNNNNNNNNNNNNNNNNNNNNNNNNNNNNNNNNNNNNNNNNNNNNNNNNNNNNNNNNNNNNNNNNNNNNNNNNNNNNNNNNNNNNNNNNNNNNNNNNNNNNNNNNNNNNNNNNNNNNNNNNNNNNNNNNNNNNNNNNNNNNNNNNNNNNNNNNNNNNNNNNNNNNNNNNNNNNNNNNNNNNNNNNNNNNNNNNNNNNNNNNNNNNNNNNNNNNNNNNNNNNNNNNNNNNNNNNNNNNNNNNNNNNNNNNNNNNNNNNNNNNNNNNNNNNNNNNNNNNNNNNNNNNNNNNNNNNNNNNNNNNNNNNNNNNNNNNNNNNNNNNNNNNNNNNNNNNNNNNNNNNNNNNNNNNNNNNNNNNNNNNNNNNNNNNNNNNNNNNNNNNNNNNNNNNNNNNNNNNNNNNNNNNNNNNNNNNNNNNNNNNNNNNNNNNNNNNNNNNNNNNNNNNNNNNNNNNNNNNNNNNNNNNNNNNNNNNNNNNNNNNNNNNNNNNNNNNNNNNNNNNNNNNNNNNNNNNNNNNNNNNNNNNNNNNNNNNNNNNNNNNNNNNNNNNNNNNNNNNNNNNNNNNNNNNNNNNNNNNNNNNNNNNNNNNNNNNNNNNNNNNNNNNNNNNNNNNNNNNNNNNNNNNNNNNNNNNNNNNNNNNNNNNNNNNNNNNNNNNNNNNNNNNNNNNNNNNNNNNNNNNNNNNNNNNNNNNNNNNNNNNNNNNNNNNNNNNNNNNNNNNNNNNNNNNNNNNNNNNNNNNNNNNNNNNNNNNNNNNNNNNNNNNNNNNNNNNNNNNNNNNNNNNNNNNNNNNNNNNNNNNNNNNNNNNNNNNNNNNNNNNNNNNNNNNNNNNNNNNNNNNNNNNNNNNNNNNNNNNNNNNNNNNNNNNNNNNNNNNNNNNNNNNNNNNNNNNNNNNNNNNNNNNNNNNNNNNNNNNNNNNNNNNNNNNNNNNNNNNNNNNNNNNNNNNNNNNNNNNNNNNNNNNNNNNNNNNNNNNNNNNNNNNNNNNNNNNNNNNNNNNNNNNNNNNNNNNNNNNNNNNNNNNNNNNNNNNNNNNNNNNNNNNNNNNNNNNNNNNNNNNNNNNNNNNNNNNNNNNNNNNNNNNNNNNNNNNNNNNNNNNNNNNNNNNNNNNNNNNNNNNNNNNNNNNNNNNNNNNNNNNNNNNNNNNNNNNNNNNNNNNNNNNNNNNNNNNNNNNNNNNNNNNNNNNNNNNNNNNNNNNNNNNNNNNNNNNNNNNNNNNNNNNNNNNNNNNNNNNNNNNNNNNNNNNNNNNNNNNNNNNNNNNNNNNNNNNNNNNNNNNNNNNNNNNNNNNNNNNNNNNNNNNNNNNNNNNNNNNNNNNNNNNNNNNNNNNNNNNNNNNNNNNNNNNNNNNNNNNNNNNNNNNNNNNNNNNNNNNNNNNNNNNNNNNNNNNNNNNNNNNNNNNNNNNNNNNNNNNNNNNNNNNNNNNNNNNNNNNNNNNNNNNNNNNNNNNNNNNNNNNNNNNNNNNNNNNNNNNNNNNNNNNNNNNNNNNNNNNNNNNNNNNNNNNNNNNNNNNNNNNNNNNNNNNNNNNNNNNNNNNNNNNNNNNNNNNNNNNNNNNNNNNNNNNNNNNNNNNNNNNNNNNNNNNNNNNNNNNNNNNNNNNNNNNNNNNNNNNNNNNNNNNNNNNNNNNNNNNNNNNNNNNNNNNNNNNNNNNNNNNNNNNNNNNNNNNNNNNNNNNNNNNNNNNNNNNNNNNNNNNNNNNNNNNNNNNNNNNNNNNNNNNNNNNNNNNNNNNNNNNNNNNNNNNNNNNNNNNNNNNNNNNNNNNNNNNNNNNNNNNNNNNNNNNNNNNNNNNNNNNNNNNNNNNNNNNNNNNNNNNNNNNNNNNNNNNNNNNNNNNNNNNNNNNNNNNNNNNNNNNNNNNNNNNNNNNNNNNNNNNNNNNNNNNNNNNNNNNNNNNNNNNNNNNNNNNNNNNNNNNNNNNNNNNNNNNNNNNNNNNNNNNNNNNNNNNNNNNNNNNNNNNNNNNNNNNNNNNNNNNNNNNNNNNNNNNNNNNNNNNNNNNNNNNNNNNNNNNNNNNNNNNNNNNNNNNNNNNNNNNNNNNNNNNNNNNNNNNNNNNNNNNNNNNNNNNNNNNNNNNNNNNNNNNNNNNNNNNNNNNNNNNNNNNNNNNNNNNNNNNNNNNNNNNNNNNNNNNNNNNNNNNNNNNNNNNNNNNNNNNNNNNNNNNNNNNNNNNNNNNNNNNNNNNNNNNNNNNNNNNNNNNNNNNNNNNNNNNNNNNNNNNNNNNNNNNNNNNNNNNNNNNNNNNNNNNNNNNNNNNNNNNNNNNNNNNNNNNNNNNNNNNNNNNNNNNNNNNNNNNNNNNNNNNNNNNNNNNNNNNNNNNNNNNNNNNNNNNNNNNNNNNNNNNNNNNNNNNNNNNNNNNNNNNNNNNNNNNNNNNNNNNNNNNNNNNNNNNNNNNNNNNNNNNNNNNNNNNNNNNNNNNNNNNNNNNNNNNNNNNNNNNNNNNNNNNNNNNNNNNNNNNNNNNNNNNNNNNNNNNNNNNNNNNNNNNNNNNNNNNNNNNNNNNNNNNNNNNNNNNNNNNNNNNNNNNNNNNNNNNNNNNNNNNNNNNNNNNNNNNNNNNNNNNNNNNNNNNNNNNNNNNNNNNNNNNNNNNNNNNNNNNNNNNNNNNNNNNNNNNNNNNNNNNNNNNNNNNNNNNNNNNNNNNNNNNNNNNNNNNNNNNNNNNNNNNNNNNNNNNNNNNNNNNNNNNNNNNNNNNNNNNNNNNNNNNNNNNNNNNNNNNNNNNNNNNNNNNNNNNNNNNNNNNNNNNNNNNNNNNNNNNNNNNNNNNNNNNNNNNNNNNNNNNNNNNNNNNNNNNNNNNNNNNNNNNNNNNNNNNNNNNNNNNNNNNNNNNNNNNNNNNNNNNNNNNNNNNNNNNNNNNNNNNNNNNNNNNNNNNNNNNNNNNNNNNNNNNNNNNNNNNNNNNNNNNNNNNNNNNNNNNNNNNNNNNNNNNNNNNNNNNNNNNNNNNNNNNNNNNNNNNNNNNNNNNNNNNNNNNNNNNNNNNNNNNNNNNNNNNNNNNNNNNNNNNNNNNNNNNNNNNNNNNNNNNNNNNNNNNNNNNNNNNNNNNNNNNNNNNNNNNNNNNNNNNNNNNNNNNNNNNNNNNNNNNNNNNNNNNNNNNNNNNNNNNNNNNNNNNNNNNNNNNNNNNNNNNNNNNNNNNNNNNNNNNNNNNNNNNNNNNNNNNNNNNNNNNNNNNNNNNNNNNNNNNNNNNNNNNNNNNNNNNNNNNNNNNNNNNNNNNNNNNNNNNNNNNNNNNNNNNNNNNNNNNNNNNNNNNNNNNNNNNNNNNNNNNNNNNNNNNNNNNNNNNNNNNNNNNNNNNNNNNNNNNNNNNNNNNNNNNNNNNNNNNNNNNNNNNNNNNNNNNNNNNNNNNNNNNNNNNNNNNNNNNNNNNNNNNNNNNNNNNNNNNNNNNNNNNNNNNNNNNNNNNNNNNNNNNNNNNNNNNNNNNNNNNNNNNNNNNNNNNNNNNNNNNNNNNNNNNNNNNNNNNNNNNNNNNNNNNNNNNNNNNNNNNNNNNNNNNNNNNNNNNNNNNNNNNNNNNNNNNNNNNNNNNNNNNNNNNNNNNNNNNNNNNNNNNNNNNNNNNNNNNNNNNNNNNNNNNNNNNNNNNNNNNNNNNNNNNNNNNNNNNNNNNNNNNNNNNNNNNNNNNNNNNNNNNNNNNNNNNNNNNNNNNNNNNNNNNNNNNNNNNNNNNNNNNNNNNNNNNNNNNNNNNNNNNNNNNNNNNNNNNNNNNNNNNNNNNNNNNNNNNNNNNNNNNNNNNNNNNNNNNNNNNNNNNNNNNNNNNNNNNNNNNNNNNNNNNNNNNNNNNNNNNNNNNNNNNNNNNNNNNNNNNNNNNNNNNNNNNNNNNNNNNNNNNNNNNNNNNNNNNNNNNNNNNNNNNNNNNNNNNNNNNNNNNNNNNNNNNNNNNNNNNNNNNNNNNNNNNNNNNNNNNNNNNNNNNNNNNNNNNNNNNNNNNNNNNNNNNNNNNNNNNNNNNNNNNNNNNNNNNNNNNNNNNNNNNNNNNNNNNNNNNNNNNNNNNNNNNNNNNNNNNNNNNNNNNNNNNNNNNNNNNNNNNNNNNNNNNNNNNNNNNNNNNNNNNNNNNNNNNNNNNNNNNNNNNNNNNNNNNNNNNNNNNNNNNNNNNNNNNNNNNNNNNNNNNNNNNNNNNNNNNNNNNNNNNNNNNNNNNNNNNNNNNNNNNNNNNNNNNNNNNNNNNNNNNNNNNNNNNNNNNNNNNNNNNNNNNNNNNNNNNNNNNNNNNNNNNNNNNNNNNNNNNNNNNNNNNNNNNNNNNNNNNNNNNNNNNNNNNNNNNNNNNNNNNNNNNNNNNNNNNNNNNNNNNNNNNNNNNNNNNNNNNNNNNNNNNNNNNNNNNNNNNNNNNNNNNNNNNNNNNNNNNNNNNNNNNNNNNNNNNNNNNNNNNNNNNNNNNNNNNNNNNNNNNNNNNNNNNNNNNNNNNNNNNNNNNNNNNNNNNNNNNNNNNNNNNNNNNNNNNNNNNNNNNNNNNNNNNNNNNNNNNNNNNNNNNNNNNNNNNNNNNNNNNNNNNNNNNNNNNNNNNNNNNNNNNNNNNNNNNNNNNNNNNNNNNNNNNNNNNNNNNNNNNNNNNNNNNNNNNNNNNNNNNNNNNNNNNNNNNNNNNNNNNNNNNNNNNNNNNNNNNNNNNNNNNNNNNNNNNNNNNNNNNNNNNNNNNNNNNNNNNNNNNNNNNNNNNNNNNNNNNNNNNNNNNNNNNNNNNNNNNNNNNNNNNNNNNNNNNNNNNNNNNNNNNNNNNNNNNNNNNNNNNNNNNNNNNNNNNNNNNNNNNNNNNNNNNNNNNNNNNNNNNNNNNNNNNNNNNNNNNNNNNNNNNNNNNNNNNNNNNNNNNNNNNNNNNNNNNNNNNNNNNNNNNNNNNNNNNNNNNNNNNNNNNNNNNNNNNNNNNNNNNNNNNNNNNNNNNNNNNNNNNNNNNNNNNNNNNNNNNNNNNNNNNNNNNNNNNNNNNNNNNNNNNNNNNNNNNNNNNNNNNNNNNNNNNNNNNNNNNNNNNNNNNNNNNNNNNNNNNNNNNNNNNNNNNNNNNNNNNNNNN
The sequence above is drawn from the Panicum hallii strain FIL2 chromosome 7, PHallii_v3.1, whole genome shotgun sequence genome and encodes:
- the LOC112901030 gene encoding uncharacterized protein LOC112901030 isoform X2 — protein: MAPSSPRRKEPSRPLAVLPSKSPEAPPEQKKRKTPPPHPPEAEPPKRLFQRTWSPGDEIRILEAIAAHRRAHGGDLPTAVVLLAALDGRLERKVVDARDVNEKQRSLKRRYHRHAMKAAPPADEHERRLYFLSRDVWADDSRPKPPVAQAKSVSGGSPLKPRTTKATKDSKDATQAKSDGEPTKDETKPRTLAEMREQYPYLVDEAMVLVDPPILQKLLPSIEDNEAQALNKKIKKARKQLSKAITESARMKNMETPTIFLYQSTKFQLEKPRLEKKDGEDICAQGRLARVEHEVAELRQLFMSSRNQAIRCENAESGLRSVVAENQISCHMVQKKIKAPNGLPHGKNKEVTSKYKYDGVLPSNVPRDNLKLQIKAPFNTLHGRTRKIDAESQTQRNGAGKEVVLISLGRPRIPVGKAILEHSSQSTIVGGMALGTQCCKVFLREVLQRDAPLFHKYGEMEKMSDALYCSIPWPSVLVNGH